In a genomic window of Veillonellales bacterium:
- a CDS encoding class I SAM-dependent methyltransferase, translating into MLERNYYQNPRPEIKAQLSNKSAAVLELGCGEGFFGYAIKQCYNSRVTGIELSEEVSKQAWERLGRILQKTIVYFESEL; encoded by the coding sequence ATGCTGGAACGGAACTACTATCAAAATCCGCGGCCGGAGATAAAGGCACAATTGTCTAATAAATCTGCCGCTGTATTAGAACTGGGGTGTGGAGAAGGATTTTTTGGATATGCAATCAAACAATGCTATAATTCTCGTGTCACGGGGATCGAACTTTCCGAAGAAGTTTCTAAGCAGGCGTGGGAGCGATTAGGAAGAATATTACAAAAAACAATAGTATATTTTGAAAGCGAACTATAA